A region of Streptomyces cinnamoneus DNA encodes the following proteins:
- a CDS encoding metal ABC transporter ATP-binding protein — translation MEQPVISVRGATAALGSRPVLRGVDLTVRRGEVVALLGANGSGKSTAVRAIVGQVPLTGGELELFGTPRRRFRDWARVGYVPQRTTAASGVPATVREVVAAGRLARTKLGPTRKADREAVARALELVGMADRIKDSVNALSGGQHQRVLIARALVGEPDLLIMDEPMAGVDLASQEVLASAVREQVSRGTTVLLVLHELGPLEPLIDRAVVLRDGCVVHDGPPPKAVGQHALPGHDHVHPHADPAAEPIRTGLLT, via the coding sequence ATGGAGCAGCCCGTCATATCCGTGCGCGGCGCCACGGCGGCACTGGGCTCACGCCCGGTGCTGCGCGGGGTCGACCTGACCGTGCGCCGCGGCGAGGTCGTCGCCCTGCTCGGCGCCAACGGCTCCGGCAAGTCCACGGCCGTCCGGGCCATCGTCGGACAGGTGCCGCTCACCGGCGGCGAGCTGGAGCTGTTCGGCACCCCGCGCCGCCGCTTCCGCGACTGGGCCCGGGTCGGCTACGTACCCCAGCGCACCACCGCGGCCAGTGGCGTGCCGGCGACCGTCCGCGAGGTCGTCGCCGCCGGGCGGCTGGCCCGGACCAAGCTGGGCCCGACGCGCAAGGCCGACCGGGAGGCCGTGGCCCGGGCGCTGGAGCTGGTGGGCATGGCCGACCGGATCAAGGACTCGGTGAACGCGCTCTCCGGCGGCCAGCACCAGCGGGTGCTGATCGCCCGGGCGCTGGTCGGCGAGCCGGACCTGCTGATCATGGACGAGCCGATGGCCGGCGTGGACCTCGCCAGCCAGGAGGTCCTCGCGAGCGCCGTGCGCGAGCAGGTCTCCCGGGGCACCACCGTCCTGCTCGTGCTGCACGAGCTGGGCCCGCTGGAGCCGCTCATCGACCGCGCGGTGGTGCTCCGCGACGGCTGCGTCGTCCACGACGGCCCCCCGCCCAAGGCCGTGGGCCAGCACGCCCTCCCCGGCCACGACCACGTACACCCGCACGCCGACCCGGCCGCGGAACCGATCCGGACAGGGCTGCTGACCTGA
- a CDS encoding metal ABC transporter permease, with amino-acid sequence MEILELAFMQRALLAALLVGVTAPAIGIYLVQRRQALMGDGIGHVALTGVGLGFLLNTSPVWVATAVCIVGAVVMELIRSYGKARGDIALAMLFYGGMAGGVMLMSLSSNGSSANLTSYLFGSIATVSQEDIVAICLLAAFVVLTTVGLRRQLFAVCQDEEFARVTGLPVRLLNLLVAVTAAVTVTVAMRVVGLLLVSALMVIPVAASQQIARSFATTFAMAVATGVLVTLSGTVTSYYVDVPSGATIVLMAIGVFVALTALATPLARKRAARTARAEHCTLEPEAPGAPADDVHV; translated from the coding sequence ATGGAAATCCTCGAACTCGCCTTCATGCAGCGGGCGCTGCTGGCCGCCCTCCTCGTGGGCGTCACCGCCCCCGCGATCGGCATCTACCTCGTCCAGCGCCGGCAGGCGCTGATGGGCGACGGCATCGGTCACGTCGCCCTCACCGGCGTGGGCCTGGGCTTCCTGCTCAACACCAGCCCCGTGTGGGTGGCCACCGCCGTCTGCATCGTCGGCGCCGTGGTGATGGAGCTGATCCGCTCCTACGGCAAGGCGCGCGGCGACATCGCGCTCGCCATGCTGTTCTACGGCGGCATGGCGGGCGGCGTGATGCTGATGAGCCTGTCCTCCAACGGCTCCAGCGCCAACCTGACCAGCTACCTGTTCGGCTCGATCGCCACGGTCTCGCAGGAGGACATCGTCGCCATCTGCCTGCTGGCGGCCTTCGTCGTGCTCACCACGGTCGGGCTGCGCAGGCAGTTGTTCGCCGTCTGCCAGGACGAGGAGTTCGCCCGGGTGACGGGGCTGCCGGTGCGGCTGCTGAACCTGCTGGTGGCCGTCACCGCCGCCGTGACCGTGACCGTCGCGATGCGCGTGGTGGGCCTGCTGCTGGTCAGCGCCCTGATGGTGATCCCCGTGGCCGCCTCGCAGCAGATCGCCCGCAGCTTCGCCACGACCTTCGCGATGGCAGTCGCCACTGGGGTGCTGGTGACCCTTTCGGGCACCGTCACCTCGTATTACGTGGACGTGCCGTCCGGCGCCACGATCGTCCTGATGGCCATCGGCGTCTTCGTCGCCCTGACCGCGCTGGCGACGCCGCTGGCGAGGAAGCGGGCGGCCAGGACGGCGCGGGCCGAGCACTGCACGCTGGAGCCGGAGGCCCCGGGCGCGCCCGCCGACGACGTCCACGTCTGA
- a CDS encoding Fur family transcriptional regulator — protein MATAGPPVRGRATKQRAAVAAALDEVDEFRSAQELHDMLRHRGASVGLTTVYRTLQSLADAGEVDVLRTSEGEAVYRRCSSGHHHHLVCRMCGKAVEVEGPAVEKWADSIAEEHGFVDVAHTIEIFGTCGECAAKG, from the coding sequence GTGGCGACCGCCGGTCCCCCGGTACGCGGCCGAGCCACCAAGCAGCGGGCCGCGGTCGCGGCCGCGCTCGACGAGGTGGACGAATTCCGCAGCGCGCAGGAACTCCACGACATGCTCAGGCACCGCGGCGCCTCGGTGGGCCTGACCACGGTGTACCGCACGCTGCAGTCCCTCGCCGACGCCGGCGAGGTCGACGTCCTGCGCACCAGCGAGGGCGAGGCGGTCTACCGCCGTTGCTCCAGCGGGCACCACCACCACCTGGTCTGCCGGATGTGCGGCAAGGCCGTGGAGGTCGAGGGGCCGGCCGTGGAGAAGTGGGCCGACTCGATCGCCGAGGAGCACGGCTTCGTGGACGTCGCCCACACGATCGAGATCTTCGGCA